A window of Malania oleifera isolate guangnan ecotype guangnan chromosome 2, ASM2987363v1, whole genome shotgun sequence genomic DNA:
CGAGGGGGGCTGGGGCAGTGGCGATGACGGTGAAGGAGGGACAGAGGAAGAAGAGTTTGGGCCGATAGTGAAGTTGGAAGAGGTGATGAGAGAGACAGAAACTCGAGGGGCTAAGCTTCCTTTGGATATGTTAGAGGCGGCGAAAAGTACGGGAATTCGCAAACTTCTTCTTCTGCGGTACTTGGATTCGCAGGTGGTTGACTGTTGCGTGTTTCCGTTGCAAAAAAActtttaaattagaatttttgtgTTTGAGTTATAGTCCCTACTTTTAGGCTGTGTTTTGATGATGAGAAGCCCTGCGAAGTAGAAAATAAGTCACTCTCAAAGTTACAGGTTGATTGTGATGTTTCAGCTGGGCGAGAAATTCAAATTAGATGAACTTGTGATTGAATTCGATTTTATTTCCTTGGTCGACTGTTTGGTTGCTGGGAAAATGTGAATATAGAGAACCTTCAGTTTTAAGGGTGTGATTATTTTTGGTTGATTAAGAAGGAAACTGAAATTTTCACTTCAGTAAGCCTAATATTACATTTCACcgttcaaaaaaaaataaaatactccATTTCGGTTTTGGTTGAGTTGACCTCTTCATTTGTTGCACAATATACTGAAAAATGGACTGTTATATTGTTTTTCTTTTCCCCCAATAGTTTACAATTGATGCCCATATTTTGACATTTGAATGGCAGGGTTCAGTTTGGCCCCTAGGCTTCGCAATGAGGCACTGCTCTATGCTTCGTAACCGAGTGCTTGTGGATCCTGCATTTCTTTTTAAAGTTGGAACAGAGGTTTGTCACTTTTAAATTGGTAGTAGGACCAAATACTAGCTGCTCCCtcctttcatttttaaaaattagccCGTGCTTTGCGGATTTTGTAGGTCAGCAGTTATAGAAAGGAGGGTGcaaaaattaacaaaataattattGATGCAGTTATATATGGATATGCCTATTCACTAATTTATCCCTcagtgaattttttttaaattattaatcaGTGGAAGGACATTTTAAAATATGAggaaaaaaaaatccaagttGAAAAATCCCTCCAacttccttttattttattttattttgatagcAAAAGTAAACAAAAAAAACATCAATCAAAGTATCAAACCAAAAAGGGAAACCATATCATTGCATATTTGAGAAGCTCAGTCATTTACAGCACTCAGATCCAAAACACATAGCAAAGCTAAGCAATGAATCTTTTCCCATAACAGCACGATATTCAGCCTCTTCCCAAAAATAATAAGCTCGTTCCGttccaaccataaaccccacagCACTGCAAAAGAAGCACACCTCCATAATGCTACCAAACTTTTTTTCCTACCAAAACCAAAAGAGGAAATTACCAATATGTTCACCATATTTGGACAAACTCAACTTTCTCCCAATAAAATGAAAAGCTTTTTCCACACTTACCATGCAAAATTGCAGTGCAAAAACAAATGAGAAGATGCTTCTGATATTAAAGCAAAAAATGCATACATTTAGAGAAGGCAGGGGCATATCTACATGTACTTGTGTGGGCTGTAGCCCAACTTAATCGACAAAAAACTCCTTAAATTATATATCTAAGTAGGCTTAAAGTGGCAGGTCTTTTAGGGATTGCACCCACTCAACTTGTTGCTGCATAGGGTTTAAGTTCAAATAAACAAAATAGGAGGGTGgtttcaaactttcaattttattagattgagagagagagagagagagaattgaggaGAAAATCCAATGCAATGAAAAATGGACTCTTTGTTAGTTTTGATTAGTTCTCTAATACTATGTCTAAGCAGATATTATAATAGTttataatcataaaaaaaaaataattacaacAACTTAATCATATGAAGTGAAAAACtatcatataaattaaaaaactaaGTTATTGTTGTTGactctattaagcacaaccagcTAAACAAAAGGAGCAACCGACTGGCAGTCAAATTAATAGCAGCAATGCCACTCTTTCCCAAATTAACTTTAAGCCTAGAAACCTGCTCAAAAGCATGAAGGAgactcaaaatattcaaaaaagaaCTGCAGTTACCTAAAAATAACATTGTATCATCGGCAAATTGAAGGTGAGAAACAGCCATCCCCGCCCTCCGCACTTCCAAACCTCTCGCCAAACCCTTATCCACTGCCCTATCAACCATTTTGCTGAACACATCAACCactaaaagaaaaagagagaggatCCCTTTGTCTAACACTTCTCGAAACAGTAGACCAATATTTAGGTTTACCATTCACTATAACAAAGAAGAACACATTCAACAAGCGACCACTCCTCAATTGCCACCTCTCTCCAAATCCTTTTCTCACAGATATCTTGtccaaaaaattcaaattttcataatCCAATTCAAAATTATCCTCTTTTCCTTTCTCCTCTGGATTCTCCACTACCTCATTGGCAATCAATATAGCATCCACAATCTGCCTACACCCCACTAACAAACTTTGAGCCTTAGAAATTGTCTAACCAAGCACCGCTCAGCCTATTAGTTAACACTTTATCAATAATCTTATACACACTGGATGCTAAAATAGGTCTGTAATCTGCAATGTTGATAGACCTACTCttcttaggcatcaaagtgatAAATGTAGAGTTAATGCTCTTTCTGAGGATACCCATCCCAACAATCATTAAACATCTTCCACAATCCCCCTTAATCACATTCCAAGATTCTTGAAAGAAAGTCATGTTAAACCCATCCAGACTCCTGACTGCATTACCATAGTCCTGACTCCTGAATCAGGCTGTGTACTATTAGTGCacctttaaaatttttaatgtcaTTGTTACTTGACAAAGACCACTTTGATGTTGTGACTTGTGTGACTTGCTGTAGATAGGCCACCAAGCATTCCAACCTGGACCATGTCTTCTAAACTACCTTGTGTGATTTTTTCTAATTGACTGGATTGTTGAATGTTTGAAAGTATGGATTGACTGACTTCATCCTGTGTCCAGATTGTCAGAAGGATATGTATTTACAGTACTATTGTAGTTTAATATTCATTTGGGTTGATGCAGATAGTCATTGATTCTTGTTGTGCAACATTTGCTGAAATTCAAAAACGAGGAAAAGATTTCTGGGCGGAATTTGAGTTGTATGCTGCAGATCTTTTGGTTGGTGTCGTTGTAGACATTGCTTTGGTAGCCATGTTAGCACCTTATGCTCGATTTGGGCAGCCATCTATAGCAACAGGTTTCTTTGGACGGATGCAACATGCTTGTGCAGCTCTTCCTAGCAGGTCATAATGCATTCCAGGATTTTAAGATTTCTTATTCAATGGATCCACTTGTATCATTAGTTTAGTTCTCCTGGTTTTGAGTGTATAAAATGCTATGCTCATTATTGTCCTTAATCCTTACTTCTCTTGCTCCTTGGACGATGAATGGTTTTGTACGTGCTTTAGATGAGGCAAATATTCTTTTGCAAgtcaatttaaattttttactaTTGAATATTTAAGCCTTGAATTAGATGATTAAATGGTACAGAAACAGTTGAAGGTGGCCAAAAAGAAACCTAGgtggctcaaaatttatgtttttcaaaTTAGGTAGCTCGAAATTTATGGTGTACAATTTTTTGGTTAGTTACTGTTTATAGGCCTGGCCAAACTCGATTATTCTGCTGTACTAATGCCTGTGGTTTTGAGCAACAATAATTCTTTGTGGATAAAGCATGGGTTAGACAAAGAAGCTCGAAATTGATCTTCTCGCTTTTGGTCTGATAAAGCAAAGCTCAGAAGATTTTCTACATGATAAATTTACTGGAAGTGGAAAAGCTATCAGCCCAACTTATAACTAAGAAAGTTCTCAAAAGATGTTAAAAGCTTGAACACATTTTACTATTGCCTCTAAATTTTGTTATATCTTTTCTCTACTTTGTTTGGttgtgaaattttattttatcttctcAATACCCTATCACTTGTTGAGATCATCTGAGGTACTTTTGGTTAGCTTTTTTTTGCAAGAATTTCCTTCTTTAAAGatataaaaatgcaaaaaaataaataaattcaaaagcaGAAAGAGCTTCTTTGTCAAACCCATGCCTCCATGTGCTTTGAAATTTTGTGTGCCTTTTTATCTTAACATTCCTTTTTCTAATCCTTTTTAACACCCTTCCATACAAGTTGAATGTTTTTAAGTTTTCTGGATTCATTTGGTTGTGCTTCCAAGTTGTTAATTATTTATTGAATTATATCCCTCTATTTTGTGGTGAACTTGTTTATTTAAGCTAACCTGCAATGGCTGTATGCATATTGGGATTGATAATCATAAGAGTCCTATGCATAATTGCATATCAAGATGGAGAATCATATGACCAAAGAATCTGGACTTCAGTGATTCCAACAACGTTTGACCACATGGTTAAATATCAAGAACTTAACAGATGATTGGGGAAGGGGATGGGAacttttaattttcttattgAAAACAATTGGATGGACTTGAGAAGAATATGATTCTACAAATTTGGATTTCATTTTTAATATCTGGTTATATATTCTGTGGCAGGACTGCAACATCATGTTTACAGCATGCCTTCTGCAGTAAATAAATTATCTACCTACCAAGGCTTGGCTAATAATAGTAATTGACTGGTAATTATGCCACTCATGCTGTTGATTAGTTGAGTTTGCAAATGATCTTAGTGGTTGTATTAGTAGCCAGCCATTTAGATCTGATGAATTAGCGAATGCAAAGACAAAGAACTGAAAGAAGTGAAACCGTTAGAAATGCTTAAAATTTCAATATTGCTCTGTCAAGAAATATTTTCCAGTATGGTTTTGCTACTATGAACTAGTTGTAGCCTCTATTGAGTTGCTCATGCTGCATGCTTGTACACCAAATGCTATACCAGGGCTTACTTTTATCTCTGTTCTCTTTGATTAAGCCTATGACGCTTATATCACTCTTCTCTGAACCTCTATGCTGCAGTATTAATAACTACTTGTTGTAATTTGTTTCTCTTATGCAGCGTTTTTGAAGCTGAAAGGCCAGGCTGTAGATTCTCAATGAAGCAGCGGGTTGCAACTTACTTTTATAAGGTACCACATTATGAGTACCCAATTAGACTACTTTGCCCGTTCCTTATTAGACACCAATTTTATTAGAGAAGTCCTCCctccttatttttcttgaattcttggtcagattttaaatttttctttcttcatgTTTCTTATCCCTGGAGTGGGGTTTTAATACCATTTTTTTGTGCACTATCTTTATATTTCACTGTATGCCTGAAAAAAGTTCTAGTGGCAATATCTGTTATGTATATTGTATTGTTAattatatttgtttattgtaTTCTGGATTCAGGGTGTATTGTATGGATCAGTAGGGTTTGGATGTGGCCTTATTGGCCAAGGCATTGCAAATTTGATCATGACTGCAAAACGGTACACTTCTTGACAAATCCTGTGTTTGCTTTTATCTTATTGTCATACTGCAAACTTTGAGGGTTGGCTTTCAATGGCTCGAATGTATCGTGAAGTTTTATTCTTTCTGTGCCTAAATGAGTTAATTAGGGTCTggtatcatttttgtttttcatttttgttgAGAAACAGATTATGACAATGCACTTGTTAGCATTGCTTGTTCTCTGTTTCAGTTGGTTGTTctcaaaaaaactaaaaatcagatttttatgcTTTTCAATTATTTTGGCAACCTAATACTACAATATCTAGAATTAACTTTCGCAgataaatcattcattttatacataaattttaattaaaactaaaaaataatgaccatgtgaatttaaaatataactaaaataaaaacattcataaattttccataaaaaatgaaaaataataaaaatcacttttttactatttttcaattttcatgtaaaataagATTGTTCTTATAGCACTAAAAAGTgagatttaaaatataataattaattataatgattataataatttctattttttactATAACATTtttaatttgcattttttttgtatttttattattgtaactactttttttttaattttatttgattcaatGTCAAAAATGAGTGTTTATTCAATCAAGTTTTTAAATTGTGTTAGctttagaaatattaaccaaatatgttgattttttttttgttactagtttttagtttttgtttttggcttgatAGTGATACCATTTTGGCttgatagtgataccaaacagaccttagttttttttttttttttttttttatttattgaaatttgatttttcatttcaaaattgaTACGACAGAATGGactctcttctctctctgtctctctctccatGCCATTTGCATCACCAAGTAATGCATTACCTGTGAGTTGACTTGGCAAGAGAGCAGTCAACATGTTACTTATGATTCTATGATTCTTAAAAGCGTACCATGCCTTTAAGTAGGTCATGTTGTACAATTTAGAAGGTTGGGAAGCTTGAATTGTAATAACTTTTCCACCCTTCTCTGCTGTGGTAGCTTTTCCACCAAGCTTTTTTTATAGTATATTTATGTAATTAGTACCTTTTTTCCTGGAGAGCACAATTACTCACTATATTATATTTTGCATGATTAGAAACATGAAGAAATCTGAAGAGGACATACCTGTACCACCTCTTGTGAAAAGTGCTGCTCTCTGGGGTATAACTCTAATGTTCATTCATATTTTTGGATGTTTATCTGATTTTGATACAACCTTCACAGTTCTTTGCAACAATTTATTATGGTCTATATTATCTTTCGTGTGAATTTTACTCTCAGTTATACCTGATGTTGAAGCATGTTTCAAAAGTTTACTTTacgatttcttttctttttaaaataaattgatGACATGACCTATATTTCCATGATGGACATCTTACATATAGCTGAGGCAGGGATTACCATCCAGATTCACCCAAACAATCCAAGTCGTGACAAAAATCGGAATCAAGTAGAATCATGGTAGAATCGTAAAAGAATCAGAATAATAAAATCGTATGGATCCTACTTTTTTTACCTAGATTGggtgttttttttaaaaaaaaagaatccTTTTTGGGCTTCAAATATGACCTAATACATGTTTTTCTTAGCCCATAGGCCCCAAAAGGTTTGTGTTTTGTCCAAAGTCTTCAAAAACTGGGCAAAATAACTCTCAGCCCCTGGATGAACAGATTCAGTAGAATCTGCCCCCGAGTTCCCTGGAGTTTGACACCTCAGTCCTATGCTCATTGAATTTTAGCAACCCAGCACCAACATTCTCTGCTGTTCGACAACCAGAGAGCCCTCCATCTGGTCACTGGTGTTTGATCAGCTGCAGCCAGCAGTGTTGGTATTCGACAACCAGAGTTCTTGGTGTTCGACAAGAACTCAGTCCTTTGTCCTCTTTCCtttttggtgttcaacaagaaCACCTCAGTCCTCTTCAACACAGTTTCTTGttgtttgatcagcagcagccaAGAAAGAGCCAAGCCAGCAGGCCCCGCAGAGCTGCAGAGGTATATGCTTCAAAGCTGTTCTGCTTCATGAAAAGACTCAACAGAGGACACTGTTTTCCTAATacttcttttccttattttcttgctcttcttctttttcctcttttttttgtTTGAACTTTTTATTGGATTTTTAACTTCTTATTCTTACTAATCAAGTTTTTAGTCATAAGACTTGTCATAAAGTTCAACATatatgattttttaatatttattttacattgaaagtagaATCTTACGATTCTCGATCCAATTCTATGATTCGATCCTCTAGATCCCTCCAACGATCCCACTTAGAATCCCGATTCTAGCAACCTTGGGGATTACTTCCATAGTTGCCAATGGTATAGGATGTGTTTGGTTGTGTGTATTGCAGAAACTTTTAAAATCATAAGAATATATAGATTTCTCTTGATAGTTGATATG
This region includes:
- the LOC131149666 gene encoding protein RETICULATA-RELATED 1, chloroplastic, which gives rise to MAVCSPSNFLLPHVADSSSEIGTSKQWRTSSMATARLFGHGTSPNLGLPNPSKISTSHLPVKKNQEFQHGSSRLDSAANAVTISEGEEPRAFADGSVPKADNGNGGGGRGGGDGKGKFPPGGGGEGGWGSGDDGEGGTEEEEFGPIVKLEEVMRETETRGAKLPLDMLEAAKSTGIRKLLLLRYLDSQGSVWPLGFAMRHCSMLRNRVLVDPAFLFKVGTEIVIDSCCATFAEIQKRGKDFWAEFELYAADLLVGVVVDIALVAMLAPYARFGQPSIATGFFGRMQHACAALPSSVFEAERPGCRFSMKQRVATYFYKGVLYGSVGFGCGLIGQGIANLIMTAKRNMKKSEEDIPVPPLVKSAALWGVFLAVSSNTRYQIINGLERVVEASPLAKQIPPFAMAFTVGVRFANNIYGGMQFVDWARWSGVQ